Proteins from a genomic interval of Stenotrophomonas sp. WZN-1:
- a CDS encoding RNA polymerase sigma factor has product MSQLPSPHTPALPLVSSLVRHYEELVDYLRRRFHSPGLAREVVHDVCVRLLERPPAHDARQPIALLRRIAHDAAVDRCRAEDLRRHWVEPRAELPEGACPRPGPEQQAQGMHALEYLSITIERMPCRRQQVFILHKIHELPQAEVAQRMGIGLKAVERHLRLAMADCRLQAGLQ; this is encoded by the coding sequence ATGTCCCAGCTGCCTTCACCCCACACGCCTGCGCTGCCGCTGGTGTCTTCGCTGGTGCGCCACTACGAGGAACTGGTGGATTACCTGCGTCGCCGCTTCCACTCGCCCGGGCTGGCCCGCGAAGTGGTCCACGATGTCTGCGTGCGCCTGCTGGAGCGACCGCCGGCGCATGACGCACGGCAACCGATCGCGCTGCTGCGCCGGATCGCCCACGACGCTGCGGTGGACCGCTGCCGCGCCGAAGACCTGCGCCGGCACTGGGTCGAACCGCGCGCCGAACTGCCCGAGGGCGCCTGCCCGCGCCCCGGGCCCGAGCAGCAGGCGCAGGGCATGCACGCGCTTGAGTACTTGAGCATCACCATCGAGCGGATGCCCTGCCGGCGCCAGCAGGTCTTCATCCTGCACAAGATCCACGAACTGCCACAGGCGGAGGTCGCGCAGCGCATGGGCATCGGCCTGAAGGCGGTGGAGCGCCACCTGCGCCTGGCGATGGCGGACTGCCGCCTGCAGGCGGGGCTGCAATGA
- a CDS encoding FecR domain-containing protein, with amino-acid sequence MSRTPAPSEPPPPPTSTKQVLEQHRDALKQRFPLPSPEALQRRRSAGPTKAALALLLVAAGTLLAADPAWQVRDYQTAVGERRNVTLPDGSEVLLDAGTRLQVRRHLRSRQVLLVRGQARFEVQHSAWRRFQVDAGPVHVRNYGTVFDVDRQGDLSEVTLWRGEVGVRVDGSEAEQRLKPGQRLLAQAGSLSPPEAVSPDRADWTHGRLQFDRLPLSEVLRILQRYHDRPIVLDDPALGPLLVSGVFDADRAETAVALLPDILPVQLQTAADGSLHLRARD; translated from the coding sequence ATGAGCCGCACGCCCGCCCCTTCCGAACCACCACCGCCACCCACCTCCACCAAGCAGGTACTGGAGCAGCACCGCGATGCCTTGAAGCAACGCTTCCCGCTGCCCAGCCCTGAAGCACTGCAGCGCCGGCGTAGTGCTGGCCCCACCAAGGCCGCGCTGGCGTTGCTGCTGGTGGCCGCCGGCACCCTGCTGGCGGCCGACCCGGCCTGGCAGGTACGCGATTACCAGACCGCCGTCGGCGAACGCCGCAACGTCACCCTGCCCGACGGCAGCGAGGTTCTGCTTGATGCCGGCACCCGCCTGCAGGTACGCCGCCATCTGCGCTCGCGGCAGGTGCTGCTGGTGCGCGGCCAGGCGCGCTTCGAGGTGCAGCACTCGGCCTGGCGCCGCTTCCAGGTCGATGCCGGTCCGGTGCATGTACGCAACTACGGCACCGTGTTCGATGTGGACCGCCAAGGCGATCTGAGCGAGGTGACCCTGTGGCGCGGCGAGGTGGGCGTGCGCGTCGACGGCAGCGAGGCCGAGCAGCGGCTGAAGCCGGGCCAGCGCCTGCTGGCCCAGGCAGGATCGCTGTCGCCCCCCGAAGCCGTCAGCCCGGATCGGGCCGACTGGACCCATGGGCGGCTGCAGTTCGATCGGCTGCCGCTGTCGGAGGTGCTGCGCATCCTGCAGCGCTACCACGACCGCCCGATCGTGCTGGATGACCCGGCGCTGGGCCCGCTGCTGGTCTCGGGCGTGTTCGATGCCGATCGCGCCGAGACCGCCGTGGCACTGCTGCCGGACATCCTGCCGGTGCAGCTGCAGACCGCCGCCGATGGCAGCCTGCACCTGCGCGCCCGCGATTGA